The DNA region TTTTAGACCTGTATTTTGAATAAATTACACATATTTGAAGAAATAAATACCAAAATAACCCATGCCTCCGCAGTGTCCTTGACGGCTCTACGGTATGCTGGGTCTTTATTCTTACGGTGTATTTGAATGCGGAAGGGATAAAATTAGAGCTTGTCCGATCGCTTTCCTATCAGACAAACTCTAGTTTATCGCACGACTTATATCTTATTCCACTACAATTTTGTAATCTTTAGGGCTTTATGGCCTTTTGGCGTACAGCCGATACCCAGGATCTTCCGGCACATCGATGAGAATCATCCGCAGATTGTCCTGAGCCTTTAGGGTTAGCCATTCCCCATCCTCTGATTTCAAGACGACAAAGTCCCGATGATGGAAGACCAGCTCGTCCTCCGCTGAATTGAATTTGCCCTTTCCCCGAACTGTCAGTGCGGCGGCATACCTACCGGGCTTCAATTCATACTTGGCTTCATGTCCGGCTAAAATCTGAATATCCAGCATCCTTGCATCCACCGAAACGTCGACCGGGGAACCGCTGCCAATTAACGTCGTCACCGAGCCCCCTTGAATACGATTCACCGGAAACGCGTCCTGCCGATACTGTCGGCTGGCCGGGTTCTGCTTCAGCGAATCGCGCAGATAAGGCTCAAGCCAAATTTGAAAGCCTTCCGCATCGGGTCCGGTATAATGCTCCTCATGTGTAAGCCCCGAGCCCGCTCTCATCAGCTGCAGGCCGCCGGCTCCCGTTTCGCCGCGCAGTCCCTGCGAATCCTGATGGACTGCAGTGCCCTGTATCATATAAGTTACGATTTCAAATCCTTGATGAGGATGTTCTTCAACAGTGCCTTCGATAGGCGAACGAAACCAAGACCAATAGAATATCGGCCCTACACGATTCACGGCCGATCCTTCCCCTGTGAGGCCGATCGGCTTCAGCTCCGCAATTCTTCCTCCGTCTAAAGAGCCTTTCCCATAGTTCTCCGGCATATATACTTTGCCTATCATGTTCAGTCTCCCCCTTTACCTATTCCCCAAATTCCCTATGAACAGGTGACTTTCCCAGATTAATTCGGCTTCAAGATAGCATCGCTGATAACAGATTATATATCAACATCCTATTTTTCCCTGTATCCGTTTTAATGCAGCAGTCTATTTTTTAGTTTTTTTTCAGGTTAGGTTCAGCTGGTCTTCAGTTAGACTGCTTATGATAGGCTTAGCTAATTGATAGGGGAGCGCTGCAAGCGATGGAAACATTCAACGGTATTCGTATATTGCTCGTCGATGACGAGCCGCATATCCTGCAATTTTTGGAGCTGGGATTACTTAATGAGGGCTTTGATGTAAAGACGGCATTTGACGGGGAGAGCGCAATGGCTGCCGCTTACGGCTACCGGCCGCATGTCATCATTCTCGATATCATGATGCCCGGTACCGACGGCTTAACGGTGTGCCGACGGTTGAAAGAGGAAGAAGCGGATATTGCGATCATCATGCTGACGGCGAAGGATGAAATCGATGACCGCGTCAAAGGACTCTTAATCGGGGCCGATGATTATATGGCCAAACCGTTCAGCTTCGAGGAGCTGCTTGCCCGCATCCAGGCACGGCTTCGCAATCAGTTCCCCGGCCTGCTCGGAGAAATTCGGCTGGGGCCGTTTGTCATTGACGATCGCAAGAAGGAGATCGCCTTTCGCGGAGAGGCGCTTGGGTTGTCGCCTACGGAGTATAAGCTGCTGAAGCTGCTTGTAACCAAGCACGGCACCGTGCTCAGCAAGGCGAATATTTTGAATATCGTATGGAACTATGATTTCGGCGGAGAGGATAATATCGTCGAAGTGTATATCCGATCGCTGCGGGAGAAGCTGGGGGACAAGGAGCATCGCATCATCCGGACCCTGCGCGGAGCCGGATACCGGGTGGACTTGCCATGAGCCGGCAACAGCAGGTCAAGCGGCGGCTGCGGCTCAGAGGGCCGGGTTCGCTGCGTATGCAGCTGCTGTCCAGATCCCTCCTCGTCCTCGCCGTGCTGCTGATTCTGATCGGCACGCTGCAATATGTCTGGATGAAGAACGCCATGCTGCAGAACCAGGCGGAAGCGCTGACCCTGCAGCTTCGCGCGATCCCAAGGGAGATCTGGGATCCGGATCCCGATAACGCCGCGCGGCATGCGATGCCCCGCCCCGGCACGGACAATACGGCGGACGAAACGACGGACGAATCGAACGGTTCGGCGGGGAATGCAGGCAAGGGATGGACAACTCCCCCGCGTTCGGAAAGACCTCTGATGTTTCTGCCGAACATGTCCCTTGCCCGGATCGAAACGAACGGCAGCCATACCGATCTGTCCTCGGACAGCAGCGGACGGACCGCTCCCAAGCTATCGTCCGATACCTACAGTCAAATCCTTCAGGAGTTCCAGGAGCACCGGCCCGTGAAATACAAGGTTGTCGACGATGCCGATGGCAACGAGCAGCTGATCGTGTTCCGGCCGCTTGGAGGCCCCGAATCCCTTACCGGCCTGCTTCAGCTCGGGATCGACACGGACGCGCTGCATGCCGTGCTGATGCGGCAGCTCATCATCTTCGCCCTGCTTGCCCTTCTCGCGATGGCGGGCGGCGCGGCGTTGTATCTGCCTCTGCTTCGCCGGACGCTCCTGCCTCTGAACCGGATCGTGGATACGGTCAAGAGCACCGATGCCGGGAATCTGGCGGAACGGTTTCCGGCATCCCAAGGCCAGCAGGAAATCGACCGTCTGGCCGAGTCGTTCAACGGCATGCTCGAACGGCTGGAGCATGCTTTCGAAGCCGAACGGGAGGCGAAAGAGCACATGCGGCGGTTTGTTGCCGATGCTTCGCATGAGCTGCGAACGCCGCTTACCTCCATACACGGCTTCCTGGAAGTGTTGCTGCGCGGGGCAGCCGATCACCCGGAACAGCTGCATGCGGCGCTGTCCAGCATGCACGGGGAATCCAGGAGGATGAAGAAGCTGGTCGAGGATCTGCTGCTGCTGGCCAAGCTTGACCAGAGGCCGAAGCTTCAGGTTCAGCAGGCAAGACTGGATCAGCTGCTCCGCGAGATGGAACCGCATTTACGAATGCTCGCCCGGAACAGAACCGCAGCGTTCCAGACTCTTCCTGTCCAAGGGCGCTGCGATCCCGACAAGCTGAAGCAGGTCGTCTACAACCTGTTCCAAAACGCGGTTCAGCACACCGATCCAAGCGATGGCGTCATTACCGTGTCCTTGAAGCAGCAAGGGGATCGCGCCGTGCTCACCGTAAGCGACAACGGGCCCGGCATTCCGGAGGAGCATCTTCCCCATCTGTTCGAGCGCTTTTACCGCATTGATCGTTCAAGAGCCCGCATCCAGGGCGGGGCCGGACTCGGACTGGCCATTGCCCATTCCATCATGGCTGCGCACGACGGCAGCTTGTCCGTCGCCAGCACCCTCGGTGAGGGAACTGCATTTTGCGCGGAATGGCCGTCGGAATAGGGGCCTAAGCGAGAGAGACTCCATCGTTCTTCCCATTAGCGCTCGTGAGGCCTTGTGGCCATACAGCAAACCTGCATAGGGCTGTCTCCAGGGTTTTCATTTTTAAAAATCCTGTTGGACAGTCTCTTTGTTTTTCCCTGCAACCTGACAATTTGGTACAATAACAAACGTTAGAACAATGTCAATTGAAGGGAATTTTATCGATATGTTCAAAATCTTGATTGTTGAGGACGACACCCGCCTCGTCAGCCTGCTGAAAGAGCATCTTCATAAATTCGGATATACGACCCAGTCCGTTGATGATTTCGAAATGGTCCGCGATCAATTCGAGGAATTCGATCCCCATCTCGTGCTGCTGGATATCAATCTGCCCAAGTACGACGGCTATTACTGGTGCCGTCAGTTCCGGAGCCTCTCCACCTGCCCGATTATTTTCATTTCGGCCCGCGACGGGAAGATGGACCAGGTGATGGCGCTTGAAAACGGTGCGGACGATTACATTACCAAGCCGTTCGATTACGAGATCGCCATGGCCAAGATCAAGAGCCAGCTTCGCCGCGCTTATGGCTCCTACGCTGCCGGGCAGAACGAACGGACGCTGTCGGTATCCGGCCTTACGCTGGATGTCGAGCGCCTCTCCCTATCGCTGGATCAGGCTCATACCGAGCTCAGCCATACGGAGGCGAAAATTTTGGACGAGCTGATGAAGAAGCCCGAGCAGGTTGTCAGCCGCGACCGCCTGCTAGAGAAGATCTGGGATGACCAGGCCTTCGTTGATGATAATACGCTAAATGTGTACATTACCCGGGTCCGCAAAAAACTGGCGGCGCTTGGCATCCAAGAAGGACTCCAAACCGTACGCGGACGCGGCTACCGCCTCATGCCGAGCTGGAGGGATGACGCATGAGACTGTTCCTGCAAGAGCAGCGTCCATTGATCGTCGTCTACATCGCCCAGCTGCTGCTCGTATCGCTTATCTACCGGCTCGACGGCTACCGCAACGGCAAGGTCGTCCTGTACGCCTGCATGATCAGTCTCATATTGCTGCTGGGCTATTTGGCATTCCGCTATATCGCCAACCGTTCCTTCTACCGCCGGCTTGCCCAGCCGATCACGGGCGAAGCCGTTACCGGCGAATCCTCTGCCGAATCCTCCCATACGCCGCTTGCCGAAGCCCTGCAGCAGCTTCTGCGCAGCCAATTCCGCCAGTACTCGACCGAACTGCATAACTATAAGCATAAAATCGAGGGACATCTCCACTTTATCAACCAGTGGGCACATCAGATGAAAACACCGATCTCGGTCATCCACCTGATCCTTCAGGATGATGACGATCCGCGCTTCGCCGCGATCGGCGACGAGCTGGACCGGCTCAAAAAAGGCCTCGACCTTGTCTTATACACCGCTAGGCTCGATACCTTCGAGCATGATTTCTATGTTGAGCAGCTGCAGCTGGAGCAGGTCGTCCGCGGGGTAACCTCCGAACAGAAACGGCTGTTCATCCGGCGCCGCATTTATCCGGCCGTCAGGATCGAGAGCGGTTTGACGGCCGCCTCGGACGAGAAGTGGCTTTCCTTCGTGCTGACGCAGATTTTGACGAACGCCGTCCGATATACGCTGAAGGAGCAAGGCACGATCCATCTGACCGGCTATGCGCGGGGCGAGCAGGCCGTGCTGGAAATCCGGGATGAAGGCATAGGCATTCCCGCAAGCGACTTGCCGCGCGTCTATGACCCTTACTTCACCGGAGAGAACGGCCGCCGGTTCCAGGAGTCGACCGGCATGGGGCTCTATCTCGTGAAGCAGATCCTGGACAAGCTCGGTCATGCCTTGGAGATTGAATCCAAGGTGGGCGAAGGCACCACGGTCCGCATCATTTTTGAACGTTCTGATCGCTAATAAACCTTACAAGGTTGTAAGGAAACTGTAAGTTACGGACATGGCGGAGCCGGATGCAGGTATTTTACAATGATAGCAACGTACACAAGGAGTGAAGTTATGCCGATCCTTAGCGTCAAGCATCTATCCAAAATCTATGAAGGCAAGGTGGCGTTCCAAGCGCTGAACAACATTCACTTCGCGGTTGAAAAAGGAGAGTTCGTCGGGATCATGGGCCCATCCGGCAGCGGCAAAACGACGCTGCTGAACCTGATCGCTACCATCGACCAGCCGACAGCGGGCGAGGTCATCATCGGAGGACGCAATCCCCACCTCCTTAACCGGACCGAGATGGCCCTGTTCCGGCGGCGGGAGCTGGGCTTCGTGTTCCAGCATTTCAACCTGCTCGATACGTTGACAATCGAGGAAAATATCGTGCTGCCGCTAACCATGGAGGGGATGCCTTTACATGAAATGGAAGCGAAACTGAAACGAATTTGCGGGCAGCTCGCCCTCGAGCCCATTCTGCACAAGCGCACGTATGAAATCTCCGGGGGACAGATGCAGCGGACCGCCATTGCCCGCGCGCTCATTCAAGCTCCGTCCCTCATCCTGGCCGACGAGCCGACAGGGAATCTGGATTCCAAGGCATCCAAGGACGTCATGCAGACCTTGTCCGCAGCCAGCCGGGAGGCCTCCGCCACCGTGCTGATGGTCACGCACGATCCGGTTGCCGCCAGCTATTGCGACCGCGTCTTGTTCATCAAGGACGGGCAATTATATAATGAAATGTATTGCGGCGACAACCGCCAGGCTTTTTTCCAGAAAATTATCGATATGCTCGCCCTGCTGGGAGGAGGAAGCCATGA from Paenibacillus ihbetae includes:
- a CDS encoding ABC transporter ATP-binding protein, coding for MPILSVKHLSKIYEGKVAFQALNNIHFAVEKGEFVGIMGPSGSGKTTLLNLIATIDQPTAGEVIIGGRNPHLLNRTEMALFRRRELGFVFQHFNLLDTLTIEENIVLPLTMEGMPLHEMEAKLKRICGQLALEPILHKRTYEISGGQMQRTAIARALIQAPSLILADEPTGNLDSKASKDVMQTLSAASREASATVLMVTHDPVAASYCDRVLFIKDGQLYNEMYCGDNRQAFFQKIIDMLALLGGGSHDLSTIRF
- a CDS encoding response regulator transcription factor, which produces METFNGIRILLVDDEPHILQFLELGLLNEGFDVKTAFDGESAMAAAYGYRPHVIILDIMMPGTDGLTVCRRLKEEEADIAIIMLTAKDEIDDRVKGLLIGADDYMAKPFSFEELLARIQARLRNQFPGLLGEIRLGPFVIDDRKKEIAFRGEALGLSPTEYKLLKLLVTKHGTVLSKANILNIVWNYDFGGEDNIVEVYIRSLREKLGDKEHRIIRTLRGAGYRVDLP
- a CDS encoding pirin family protein, with amino-acid sequence MIGKVYMPENYGKGSLDGGRIAELKPIGLTGEGSAVNRVGPIFYWSWFRSPIEGTVEEHPHQGFEIVTYMIQGTAVHQDSQGLRGETGAGGLQLMRAGSGLTHEEHYTGPDAEGFQIWLEPYLRDSLKQNPASRQYRQDAFPVNRIQGGSVTTLIGSGSPVDVSVDARMLDIQILAGHEAKYELKPGRYAAALTVRGKGKFNSAEDELVFHHRDFVVLKSEDGEWLTLKAQDNLRMILIDVPEDPGYRLYAKRP
- a CDS encoding sensor histidine kinase, which codes for MSRQQQVKRRLRLRGPGSLRMQLLSRSLLVLAVLLILIGTLQYVWMKNAMLQNQAEALTLQLRAIPREIWDPDPDNAARHAMPRPGTDNTADETTDESNGSAGNAGKGWTTPPRSERPLMFLPNMSLARIETNGSHTDLSSDSSGRTAPKLSSDTYSQILQEFQEHRPVKYKVVDDADGNEQLIVFRPLGGPESLTGLLQLGIDTDALHAVLMRQLIIFALLALLAMAGGAALYLPLLRRTLLPLNRIVDTVKSTDAGNLAERFPASQGQQEIDRLAESFNGMLERLEHAFEAEREAKEHMRRFVADASHELRTPLTSIHGFLEVLLRGAADHPEQLHAALSSMHGESRRMKKLVEDLLLLAKLDQRPKLQVQQARLDQLLREMEPHLRMLARNRTAAFQTLPVQGRCDPDKLKQVVYNLFQNAVQHTDPSDGVITVSLKQQGDRAVLTVSDNGPGIPEEHLPHLFERFYRIDRSRARIQGGAGLGLAIAHSIMAAHDGSLSVASTLGEGTAFCAEWPSE
- a CDS encoding sensor histidine kinase, which produces MRLFLQEQRPLIVVYIAQLLLVSLIYRLDGYRNGKVVLYACMISLILLLGYLAFRYIANRSFYRRLAQPITGEAVTGESSAESSHTPLAEALQQLLRSQFRQYSTELHNYKHKIEGHLHFINQWAHQMKTPISVIHLILQDDDDPRFAAIGDELDRLKKGLDLVLYTARLDTFEHDFYVEQLQLEQVVRGVTSEQKRLFIRRRIYPAVRIESGLTAASDEKWLSFVLTQILTNAVRYTLKEQGTIHLTGYARGEQAVLEIRDEGIGIPASDLPRVYDPYFTGENGRRFQESTGMGLYLVKQILDKLGHALEIESKVGEGTTVRIIFERSDR
- a CDS encoding response regulator transcription factor — encoded protein: MFKILIVEDDTRLVSLLKEHLHKFGYTTQSVDDFEMVRDQFEEFDPHLVLLDINLPKYDGYYWCRQFRSLSTCPIIFISARDGKMDQVMALENGADDYITKPFDYEIAMAKIKSQLRRAYGSYAAGQNERTLSVSGLTLDVERLSLSLDQAHTELSHTEAKILDELMKKPEQVVSRDRLLEKIWDDQAFVDDNTLNVYITRVRKKLAALGIQEGLQTVRGRGYRLMPSWRDDA